A portion of the Calliphora vicina chromosome 5, idCalVici1.1, whole genome shotgun sequence genome contains these proteins:
- the LOC135961813 gene encoding dynein regulatory complex protein 10-like — translation MRDSLDKLRISLILPQIFENLISVRQRLNGSEYENCIVWIEQYIKEKNMDATSTAPHLNYRLIKIIDFFHENFHVLEYFNDWLDDLKPADKSLIHSFELLLKITEQRLKKSAISELNKEKKIHEIYHENECIKRNIKVFQDLLKSQRISLKWKLAAKDGIIQKYEKDLATCKYENNIKIKQEIVRSSRNIRQIHASSVVKQKELEEELERIKISYEHLLRDNLKQERLARDEKNKLLLQLQALIKKFDQTMGDKIKENMFLQSEYERQKELFDAFLIEYNREELEYERIVRSKEEEEKRQHEQKILLFMMNRSARVIQKHWRKFRRAQKKAAKRSKGRGKSKKK, via the exons ATGCGAGATTCATTGGATAAACTTCGCATATCTCTAATATTAccacaaatttttgaaaatctcaTTAGTGTACGCCAACGTTTAAATGGATCggaatatgaaaattgtatagTATGGATAGAACAATATATTAAGGAGAAG aaTATGGATGCGACATCTACAGCGCCTCATCTAAACTATCGTCTGATtaaaattattgacttttttcatgaaaactttcatgttttggaatattttaatgaTTGGTTGGATGATTTAAAACCAGCTGATAAATCTCTAatacattcatttgaattgcttcTAAAAATAACCGAGCAACGCTTAAAGAAATCCGCAATATCAGAACTGaacaaagagaaaaaaattcACGAAATATATCATGAAAATGAATGTATTAAAAGGAATATTAAAG tTTTTCaggatttattaaaaagtcagCGTATCAGTTTGAAATGGAAACTAGCTGCCAAGGATGGCatcattcaaaaatatgaaaaagattTGGCCACATGTAAATATGAAAACAACATAAAGATTAAACAAGAAAT AGTTCGATCTAGTCGCAATATTCGACAAATTCATGCGTCCAGTGTGGTTAAACAAAAAGAGCTTGAAGAAGAACTTGAGCGAATAAAAATAAGCTACGAACATTTATTAAGAGATAATTTAAAGCAAGAAAGATTAGCCAGAGATGAAAA aaataaattacttcTTCAATTGCAAGCCCTTATTAAAAAGTTTGATCAAACTATGGGGGATAAAATCAAGGAAAACATGTTTCTTCAAAGCGAATACGAACGACAAAAGGAATTATTCGATGCATTTTTGATCGAATATAACAGGGAGGAACTGGAATATGAAAGAATTGTGCGTTCAAaggaagaagaagaaaaacGCCAACACGAACAAAAAATTCTACTTTTTATGATGAATCGATCGGCCCGAGTGATACAAAAACATTGGCGTAAATTTAGGCGAGCACAAAAAAAAGCAGCCAAAAGGAGTAAAGGTCGTGGAAAGtcgaaaaagaaataa